The following nucleotide sequence is from Synchiropus splendidus isolate RoL2022-P1 chromosome 1, RoL_Sspl_1.0, whole genome shotgun sequence.
TGGCAGGTAACATGTGAATAACATTCTCCTCTAAATGTGTGTGCGCGGGGGTCGATGATGTATTTCTGTGTCTGATTCACAATGAGGCATTTAGCAGAAATCGTCACTACCACTGAGACCTAAAGTTTCACTGTATTACATGCTGTCATGCGGAGCCTTCATCATTTGTGCTCTAGCACCATCCCACTATGAACGTTTGGGTCCACCAATGACGGTCATCTTCTCCCGGCAGCTGCCACTGCACTTGTCGAGGGCAAAATTGGGAAGAGTTTAAAGAAGGTGCTGAAGAAGATTGTCGCCAAGGAAGCTCACGAGCAGCTCGCTGTCAGCGATGCCAAACTTGGCGGTGTGATTAAAGTATGAACCCTTCCACACGTGAAATTCGAGTTAAGAGTTACAATAATCTAatatcaatgtttttgtttttttttaaggacaaGCTGGAGTTGAGCTGTGTTCACAGCCCGGCTGTTGCTGAGCTGATGCGATGCATCCGAAGCCAGATGGAAGGACTGATCACTGGACTTCCTCCCAGGGAGATCAGTGCCATGTCCCTGGGTTTGGCCCACAGGTTTGTTGCGCTATATTTTCAATTCATAATGCTTGAGTTGCCAATGATTACACTTGTGGTGTCTGAAATCCTCCTGTAGAGTTTAACCAACATCGTCACTACCACTGAGGCTGCAGTTGTTGTTCCTCTTGCAGTGTCCGGTTAATCCCACTAGGTGACGCTAACATGTTGCCTTCTTCCCCACCTGCAGTCTCTCTCGGTACAAGCTGAAGTTCAGCCCTGACAAAGTGGACACGATGATTGTTCAAGCCATCTGTAAGCTATTCATATCTTTAATGTcattcttgttaaaaaaaaatcatatgatGCCACTTAgaattgtgtatttattttgcagCTCTTCTGGATGACCTGGACAAGGAGCTGAACAACTACATCATGCGCTGCAGGGAGTGGTACGGCTGGCACTTTCCAGAACTTGGAAAAATCGTCACAGACAACCTGGCTTACTGCAAAACAGTTAGGAAAATAGGTGACCTTTTTGTCTGTTGCTTCCACCTCAGTGTTGTGGCTGCGACTAATTGGGGCTGTATGACCTGCAGGTGATAGAACAAACGTGGCCGGGTCTGACCTGTCAGAGTTTCTACCTGAGGAAATCGAAGCCGAGGTGAAACTGGCTGCAGAGATCTCCATGGGGACTGAAGTGTCGGAGCAGGACATTGGCAACATCAGACACCTTTGTGATCAGGTTGGTTTCCTTGGCTTGGTGCAGACTCTTGGTGAAGCAGACGCGCTGTGGTGATGACACTGACTGGTCGTCATTAGCCTGAAATGATCCGTGTAGGTTTTCAGTCACTACCTCTTCTGAACAGCTCCGCTCGGCAAACCAACGCAATGATGGTGGTCTTCATCAGCTCAAGTGAGACTTGCTCTTCTACGCAGGTGATTGAAATCTCTGAGTACCGCGCTCAGCTGTACGACTACCTGAAGAACCGCATGATGGCGATTGCGCCCAATTTGACGGTGATGGTGGGTGAGCTGGTTGGCGCCCGTCTCATCTCGCATGCAGGTAAGTCAGAGTAGAGTGAAATGGAGAAGTAAAGAGTTGAGCGTTGATGATCACGACACTTGTGTCGCTATCCTGAGAAACTGATGTTTTCAAGTCACTACCTCATCTGAGCCTCAGTCATTCACACGAGGAGAGTGCGAGCAGACGCGGACGCCGCTGACCTCTCTGTTTGTGCGCCCAGGCTCCCTTTTGAACCTGGCCAAGCATCCAGCCTCTACGGTCCAGATCCTTGGAGCAGAGAAGGCTCTGTTCAGAGCCCTGAAGACCCGTAAAGACACGCCCAAGTATGGCCTTATCTACCACGCTTCTTTGGTCGGCCAGACCACCGCCAAGAACAAGGGCAAGGTGAGGTCGCTGGTGTCGGGAAAACTTACTAGCTCGTCTGCAGTGTATTCAAGTGTTGCACGTCTCAACACCCGTAGATATCCAGGATGTTGGCAGCTAAAGCTGCACTGGCTATTCGCTATGATGCACTGGGGGAGGACACCAATGCGGAAATGGGAGCTGAAAACCGAGCCAAGCTGGAAGCCAGGCTTCGGCAGCTGGAGGAGCGAGGAGTAAGTTTTAGATCAGTTCTTCTTTTGCTAAATAAGTTTTGTTCAGGGCTGCAGCCATCAGtcgaatggattttttttttttttttttaaataagatgatatttatacatgatgagaaatgttaCGCTTTAAACGTTTACATCCCAATGACAAAGCAGGCATTTCTGCTTTTCACTTTGCCTTTTTATTGTCTATTTGATTTGACTTTACTGCGATtaatgttattgttatttagtaggttCGTATAattaatctttaaaaaaaaatgagaaggaAAGGCTGCAAAATTTGATATCAGCCTGTTGGGCTTTCAAAACAATTGGTATCGGCCATAAAAAAAACACGGTGCAACCCGAGTTTTGTTTAATGTCCAAGGTAACTGCTTACTAGCATTGCGAGTGTCAGTCGCTTTACAGTTCGGCATGGTCTAACTGCCATCTTGCTTTTCCAGATTAGAAGAATCAGTGGAACAGGCAAAGCCATGGCGAAAGCTGACGTGTACCAACACAAGAGGTCAGTCCGTCTTTCCAAGTTTGTTGTGCCTGAGGATGATGCTGCATGCTAACGGTATCCACGCACGTCCACCAGCGAAGTGAAAATCTATGATCCATCCGGGGATTCTACCATCCCCTCCACCTCAAAGAAGAGGAAGtttgaagaggtggaggagggagatgCCGAAGTGCCTGTCACACCCAAGGTCAAGTCCAAGAAAGCCAAAAAAGAAGTTGTAGCTGTTGAAGGTAAGATCGGTTTGTGTTCTACATTCAGCAAGCAGTGCTGTGTTGGTTGGTGCTTCAGGTGTTTGTTGtcctgcagaagaagaagaagaagaagcagcagctgaagtggcAGAAGAGACtcccaagaaaaagaaaaagaagaagaaggtcaaggcagaagaggaggaggtggagatgaaggaggaggaagaggtagAAGTTGCAGCAGAGGTGAGTTTCCCTGAATGGTAATTTGAATGTCTGCTCTGCAGATGCAGCTGACAGTTTGATCTCCTTTTTTCAGCccacagagaagaaaaagaagaaaaaaaagaaggcgaAAGAAGAGGCCGATGAGTGAAGAGTGGccgtgtatatatttttaatttttgacTGTATTATACGAAAACAAGGACATGTTTTATAACTGGGCTGGATGCTGCATATATACTGTTCTCAGATTAATTTTCTTTCAGATGTCTtagttttctgttgtcactATTGTACTACTATCGGGACATGAGACTGTCTGACTGTGAGGATCTCcagtgaaataaacattttcttttataGCTTGGTTTGGTCTTTGAAAGTTCTGTcaaaagattttgttttgtggcaTTTACAAAACTATTGACATGATTTTTAGTTCATGAGTGAATCTGtttttatgataaaaaaaaaagatgcatatCTTCATCTGTTGCAAGTGACTGTTCTTGAGTCTCATGAAGGGCTGGAGGCAGCTGGTTGATTCCTCAACAGAACCATGGGTGTTTTCCTCTCCACCAGGGTGGCAACATGTGTGGGATGCATTTGTCTCAGTCCCACAATGAAGGTCAAACACAACCCATATGGTGGCATTATGATCcatgatattttgtttttgccatcCAGGTCATGTAAACAAGGACTCAAAGCAGCTTTTGAGGATGGCACAAGATTAAGGTCGTGTTGGTAATTTAGTGTAATCTGGTGACAAAGAGCGGCCTAGTAGCCCCAAAAAAAACCCTCACTGTCCCAAATGTTTTTCGTGTTCCATGGCAGATGCCTTAAGAAGTATTTTAGTCTGGGAAGGTTGTGGGGGAGTTCCTAAAATTCACTTCTAAGTCTTCATGCAAAATTGAGATGGGTTTACTGGTATATTTTAATGAGCTTTTGCGCGCGCGCCGAGCTCACAGCGCAATCCCCGCGTCGGTGCGCGTACcacgtgactgtgtcgactcgGCAAAAACGCGccgaactgtgtttataaggaagcgcttctgtcaacaggatgcaactgtTGAAACAATCTGATCTCACGGTTCCTCGTGAATGTCTGTGTGGATCTAGAGTGCAACTCCAAGGAAAACGCAAGatgtctgccgtgtgggaccattttgatctcctgtcggAGAATCATGTAATTGTTTCAACCTTTACCCAGTTTGTCACAGATTTTTTCCATTctaattgaaattaatttcaagatATAATTTAATCTAGAAAAATTTAAATCAttggaaaatcttttttttaataaagaccaCAAGCATCCTCACATTATGATGCATGTTCCCATTATTTAGACATGaaataaagatatggaataataatgaacgCAGACTTAACTACAGTTGGTCATCAAGTCAGTTTAGTCAAgtaggttgcctgcagggatttttaatgtccagcaggtgtcagcacAATGATGCCTCATTCACCTTTACATATGATTTTTGAAAGAACTTGTTtgatgaagagaaacatgaaacaCTGGGGGAAAACCTGAGGCTTTCATCTGAATCattgccatttttttaaatgttcctaAATAGAATTCAGGACTGGAGCCATTTAAGTCAAGATAAACTACATTCAATGAAAACTAACATTCAGCACCAGTTGGTAGTATTTTCAAACATGACACTAAATAGGTGGATAATATGCAGATGGCCATGTCAGAAAAGACATTTCTTTCCACCACCATTTGCTGATTTGCAGTTCCATTATTAAACAATACAAATTCAAAGTGAAACAAGTCACGCATCaaactgttttattgtcaacacAGCCAAACATGTCTAATactcctccccctcttcctctccatcgTCTCCGATGCTGTCGGTGCCAACCTCTTCATAGTCCTTCTCCAGGGCGGCCATGTCCTCACGGGCCTCAGAGAACTCCCCCTCCTCCATTCCCTCACCAACGTACCAGTGGACGAAGGCCCTCTTGGCGTACATCAGGTCGAACTTGTGGTCCAGGCGAGCCCAGGCCTCGGCGATGGCAGTGGTGTTGCTCAGCATGCACACTGCCCTCTGCACCTTGGCCAGGtctcctcctggaaccacagTCGGAGGCTGGTAGTTGATGCCCACCTTGAACCCAGTCGGGCACCAGTCCACAAACTGGATGGTGCGCTTGGTTTTGATGGTTGCGATGGCGGAGTTTACATCTTTGGGCACCACATCGCCACGGTACAGGAGGCAACAAGCCATGTACTTGCCGTGACGCGGGTCACATTTGACCATCTGATTGGCCGGTTCAAAGCAGGCGTTGGTAATATCAGccaccgacagctgctcatgatAGGCCTTCTCTGCGGAGATCACGGGGGCATAGGTGGCCAGGGGGAAGTGGATTCGAGGGTAGGGCACCAAGTTGGTCTGGAACTCTGTCAGGTCAACATTTAAGGCTCCATCAAATCTCAGAGAGGCCGTGATGGAGGACACGATCTGGCCGATCAGCCTGTTGAGGTTGGTGTAGGTGGGACGCTCAATGTCCAGGTTTCTGCGGCAGATGTCGTAGATGGCCTCATTGTCCACCATGAAGGCACAGTCAGAGTGCTCCAGGGTGGTGTGGGTGGTGAGGATGGAGTTGTAGGGctccaccacagcagtggacacCTGAGGTGCGGGGTACACGGCAAACTCCAGCTTTGACTTCTTCCCATAGTCAACCGAGAGACGCTCCATCAGCAGAGAGGTGAACCCGGAACCGGTTCCTCCTCCGAAGGAGTGGAAGATAAGAAACCCTTGGAGGCCAGTGCACTGGTCAGCCTGGGGGGTGCGCCAGAGTTAACACCAAGGGATCAACATTGAAGCACAGCAACTTCCAGAACACATGATGGACGCACCAGTTTACGAGTCCTGTCCAGAACCAGGTCGATGATCTCCTTGCCCACAGTGTAGTGACCACGAGCGTAGTTGTTGGCAGCATCCTCCTTGCCAGTGATCAGCTGCTCAGGGTGGAAGAGCTGGCGGTAAGTCCCTGTACGGACCTCGTCTTCGGGGAGAAAGAAAAGGCTCAATCACAACTGACTTAAATAGAAAAATACCAAGTGTATTTACCGATAACAGTGGGCTCCAGGTCCACAAACACCGCCCTGGGGACGTGCTTCCCTGCACCCGTCTCACTGAAGAAGGTGTTGAAGGAGTCGTCGCCACCTCCGATGGTCTTGTCACTGGGCATCTGACCGTCTGGCTGGATGCCGTGCTCCAGACAGTACAGCTCCCAACATGCGTTACCCATCTGGGCGCCGGCTTGGCCCACATGCATTGAAATACACTCACGCTGCAAAGACAAGGCACACACACGGTCCATCAACAGAGACCAAAAAGGTTTCATGGACACAGCACAGTATCATAAGCATCGATGACAGGTTTATTTCAACTGTCTTCAGTCGACACAACTTTGATCAAATCAAAGTTTAAACCATCCAGCAGCATTTCTAAAGGGGCTATGCAGAAGTAGCAAAATATGGTTAAATAGGAGACGCTGCTCGGCCAGTGAGCGCCATGGTAGCGGTTGATTTAGGCGGGAAGAACGTGCTACTAACGGATAAGGCAACCTCCTCTCGGCCCCCACTTTTGTGCTACATTCACGGACAGGGCGTAGTCACTGATCCCACCCACTCAAAGACAAAGAACAGTACAAATGTCAACTCGACACATGAGGCAGGAGGAACAGTTAAaagaaataaactttttttaattgtcgAGAAAGTTACTTCTAACTTTTCAGGGACAGTTTTCCCTCAGTTCCAAAAGCGACACTCTGTTGCACACGTCACGCGCCAAACGGACGTGGAGCAAACCACGCGGTATTTTCCAGTGGAAACCATTATAACTCAAAATGTTACGTTTCACAAACATATGAAACGACGAAACGTGGTCACAAAAAAATTAACGATGGCACTTAAAAAAACTGACACGTGGTGAGAAGCGCAACAAATATACGTGGACATTTCGGTCGGGACAAACATTGGAAGGTTGACATGCAAACATCACAACACTCACCATTTTGAAAAGTCTTTTTCCTGCGCACCGATGCTCAAGAGTCGGATGAGGAATGAAGAATAGAAAAGTGCGGCTGGTCGGGATGTATTTATACTGTGGAAGAGGCGGGGCCAGGAGACTTTTGAATCTCACACTTCTTCGGCGGATTTGCTGCAGCTCACCCTCAATACTGCCCTCAGTCGTTAAAGGGTGTCATTGCACCCATGAcgaagcagtttttttttaaatatgaccGCGAGGACCGGCTCGCGTGCTCCCCACGACCCGGAAGTGGACTAGGAGCTGGTCACCAGGCCATGTAAGTATGTTTGTAGTCGCTTATGTTGATTCTTCAAGTGACAGTGATGCAAGTAAAATTCTTCTGTTAATGTGTGGATGCTGACTGTAGGTGCAACGGCATGACGCTTTATGTAGTCAAATCATACTTGCAGCTATGACGTGCACGTTGTTCACTTAGTGTTGTCAGGATTGATGTCTACTGTTGAATTATGCTTGAAGTGTTGTGCACCATAACAGACTTTTAAATAGGTTTCCATGTAAACTTACATTACTACAAATACAACGCATATAAATAATGCCACAAATATCAACAAGAAGGAATtaagaagtagaagaagaagagatggaAATGAGCTCAATGACTGTAACAAATTAAGGTGTGTTTTCCCATCGAATATAGACTGAAGGTGAAATGTGGGAAATGGAAATTAAACACAGAGAATTCATTTATTCTATTATTCAAGAGAAGAATAGAACTCACTaatattacatacatacatacatgtgcGTTGTCCTCAAATTGATTATTAATGGGATAAACTCCAGAAGGGcaataaatcaatcaaaaaaGGCTTTATTAAATACACAATTGTGATGAGGTTAAACAGGCGATTAATGCCGTTGATTCCAGTTTTATAAACCAGGAAGCTACAGTAGCTCAatgactagattagattagattaaattcATTTGTTGTCAACTGTCCAAAAGattttttctcagaattatttttttttaatcagcccAGTGATGGGGtttaaaaggatttttttttcaaattttaatactcctccccctcctcctctccatcgtCTCCGATGCTGTCGGTGCCAACCTCTTCATAGTCCTTCTCCAGGGCGGCCATGTCCTCACGGGCCTCAGAGAACTCCCCCTCCTCCATTCCCTCACCAACATACCAGTGGACGAAGGCCCTCTTGGCGTACATGAGGTCGAACTTGTGGTCCAGGCGAGCCCAGGCCTCGGCGATGGCAGTGGTGTTGCTCAGCATGCACACTGCCCTCTGCACCTTGGCCAGGtctcctcctggaaccacagTCGGAGGCTGGTAGTTGATGCCCACCTTGAACCCAGTCGGGCACCAGTCCACAAACTGGATGGTGCGCTTGGTTTTGATGGTTGCAATGGCGGAGTTTACATCTTTGGGCACCACATCGCCACGGAATAACAAGCAACAAGCCATGTACTTGCCGTGACGTGGGTCACATTTGACCATCTGATTGGCCGGTTCAAAGCAGGCATTGGTAATTTCGGccaccgacagctgctcatgataggccttctctgctgagaTCACGGGGGCATAGGTGGCCAGGGGGAAGTGGATTCGAGGGTAGGGCACCAAGTTGGTCTGGAACTCTGTCAGGTCAACATTTAAGGCTCCGTCAAATCTCAGAGAGGCCGTGATGGAGGACACGATCTGGCCGATCAGCCTGTTGAGGTTGGTGTAGGTGGGACGCTCAATGTCCAGGTTTCTGCGGCAGATGTCGTAGATGGCCTCATTGTCCACCATGAAGGCACAGTCAGAGTGCTCCAGGGTGGTGTGGGTGGTGAGGATGGAGTTGTAGGGctccaccacagcagtggacacCTGAGGTGCCGGATAAATGGCAAATTCAAGTTTGGACTTCTTCCCATAGTCGACAGAGAGACGCTCCATCAGCAGGGAGGTGAAGCCAGATCCGGTTCCTCCTCCGAAGGAGTGGAAGATTAGAAACCCTTGGAGGCCAGTGCACT
It contains:
- the nop58 gene encoding nucleolar protein 58 isoform X1 → MLVLFETAAGYAIFKVLDESKLEQVDSLFKEFETPEKANKILKLKHFEKFQDTTEALAAATALVEGKIGKSLKKVLKKIVAKEAHEQLAVSDAKLGGVIKDKLELSCVHSPAVAELMRCIRSQMEGLITGLPPREISAMSLGLAHSLSRYKLKFSPDKVDTMIVQAISLLDDLDKELNNYIMRCREWYGWHFPELGKIVTDNLAYCKTVRKIGDRTNVAGSDLSEFLPEEIEAEVKLAAEISMGTEVSEQDIGNIRHLCDQVIEISEYRAQLYDYLKNRMMAIAPNLTVMVGELVGARLISHAGSLLNLAKHPASTVQILGAEKALFRALKTRKDTPKYGLIYHASLVGQTTAKNKGKISRMLAAKAALAIRYDALGEDTNAEMGAENRAKLEARLRQLEERGIRRISGTGKAMAKADVYQHKSEVKIYDPSGDSTIPSTSKKRKFEEVEEGDAEVPVTPKVKSKKAKKEVVAVEEEEEEEAAAEVAEETPKKKKKKKKVKAEEEEVEMKEEEEVEVAAEPTEKKKKKKKKAKEEADE
- the nop58 gene encoding nucleolar protein 58 isoform X2, whose translation is MLVLFETAAGYAIFKVLDESKLEQVDSLFKEFETPEKANKILKLKHFEKFQDTTEALAAATALVEGKIGKSLKKVLKKIVAKEAHEQLAVSDAKLGGVIKDKLELSCVHSPAVAELMRCIRSQMEGLITGLPPREISAMSLGLAHSLSRYKLKFSPDKVDTMIVQAISLLDDLDKELNNYIMRCREWYGWHFPELGKIVTDNLAYCKTVRKIGDRTNVAGSDLSEFLPEEIEAEVKLAAEISMGTEVSEQDIGNIRHLCDQVIEISEYRAQLYDYLKNRMMAIAPNLTVMVGELVGARLISHAGSLLNLAKHPASTVQILGAEKALFRALKTRKDTPKYGLIYHASLVGQTTAKNKGKISRMLAAKAALAIRYDALGEDTNAEMGAENRAKLEARLRQLEERGIRRISGTGKAMAKADVYQHKSEVKIYDPSGDSTIPSTSKKRKFEEVEEGDAEVPVTPKVKSKKAKKEVVAVEEEEEEAAAEVAEETPKKKKKKKKVKAEEEEVEMKEEEEVEVAAEPTEKKKKKKKKAKEEADE
- the LOC128763693 gene encoding tubulin alpha-1A chain-like, which codes for MRECISMHVGQAGAQMGNACWELYCLEHGIQPDGQMPSDKTIGGGDDSFNTFFSETGAGKHVPRAVFVDLEPTVIDEVRTGTYRQLFHPEQLITGKEDAANNYARGHYTVGKEIIDLVLDRTRKLADQCTGLQGFLIFHSFGGGTGSGFTSLLMERLSVDYGKKSKLEFAVYPAPQVSTAVVEPYNSILTTHTTLEHSDCAFMVDNEAIYDICRRNLDIERPTYTNLNRLIGQIVSSITASLRFDGALNVDLTEFQTNLVPYPRIHFPLATYAPVISAEKAYHEQLSVADITNACFEPANQMVKCDPRHGKYMACCLLYRGDVVPKDVNSAIATIKTKRTIQFVDWCPTGFKVGINYQPPTVVPGGDLAKVQRAVCMLSNTTAIAEAWARLDHKFDLMYAKRAFVHWYVGEGMEEGEFSEAREDMAALEKDYEEVGTDSIGDDGEEEGEEY
- the LOC128763697 gene encoding tubulin alpha-1A chain-like, which codes for MRECISIHVGQAGAQIGNACWELYCLEHGIQPDGQMPSDKTIGGGDDSFNTFFSETGAGKHVPRAVFVDLEPTVIDEVRTGTYRQLFHPEQLITGKEDAANNYARGHYTIGKEIIDLVLDRIRKLADQCTGLQGFLIFHSFGGGTGSGFTSLLMERLSVDYGKKSKLEFAIYPAPQVSTAVVEPYNSILTTHTTLEHSDCAFMVDNEAIYDICRRNLDIERPTYTNLNRLIGQIVSSITASLRFDGALNVDLTEFQTNLVPYPRIHFPLATYAPVISAEKAYHEQLSVAEITNACFEPANQMVKCDPRHGKYMACCLLFRGDVVPKDVNSAIATIKTKRTIQFVDWCPTGFKVGINYQPPTVVPGGDLAKVQRAVCMLSNTTAIAEAWARLDHKFDLMYAKRAFVHWYVGEGMEEGEFSEAREDMAALEKDYEEVGTDSIGDDGEEEGEEY